Part of the Zingiber officinale cultivar Zhangliang chromosome 8A, Zo_v1.1, whole genome shotgun sequence genome, aatccgaccggtcagcctctgtacttccctTATGTTTCTGGGTGGTAgcatgtcctgaagagccttcaccttgctaggattagcttcaataccccgttcggtTACAATATAGCCCAAAaaacgtcctcctttggcgccgaacaaacacttatgaggatttagcttgaccccatattttctaagtgtacggaaggtttcttccatatctttgcataaagtggccgctcggaaggatttgatgaggatgtcatctacatagacctccaggttgtgtccgatttgctcgcggaagactttattcatcaatctttgatatgttgctccggcattcttcagcccgaatggcatcaccgtatagcaatacgtcccgtccggcgtaacgaagctaactttttcctgatcctccggggcgagcggcacttgatgatagccttggtaggcgtccagcatacatataagctcgcatccgactgtagaatctacgagctggtcgattcggggtagagggtagaaatccttcgggcaagctttgttcagatctctgaagtcgatacacaccctccatttgttgtccggcttggagacgagcaccacatttgctaagcagctcgggaattgaacctcccgtatgtggccgacctctaagagtctttctacctccgctcgaatgataatattctgctcggcgctgaaatctcttctcctttgttttaccggccgagcgtccggccggacgtgaagcttatgttgggctatgctgggggagacaccgggcagctcatgcgtcgaccaggcgaagaTGTCATGATTCATccggaggcatttgaccacttcttctttctgttcgtcctccaggtcggcAGCAATAaatgttgtagcctccgatcggctcggatggatctgaacctcctctttttcatcataaattaaagcaggaggtttctcggttatggcatgtacctcgatccgtggagccttCCGCGCTgcgctggattcggctcggaccatttccacatagcatttccgagcggccaactgatctcctcgtacttcaccgactttgtcctcgaccgggaatttgatcttctggtagaacgtcgacacaacagctcggaattcgcttaacgccgGTCGCTCCAGTATTACGTTGTAGGATGAAAGGGAGTCcaccaccacaaagtttgctgtcctcgttctccggagcggttcttcccctaaggagatagccagtcttacctgtccgaccgggagaacctcgttgcccgtaaacccgtagaggggggttgtcatgggcagcagctcggcttgattgatttgtagttgatcaaaggcttttctgaagatgatgttgaccgagctgccagtatcaatgaagatacggtggatggtgtagttggctatcaccgctttgatgataagggcatcatcatgcggcacttcaactccctcaagatccttgggcggatctcgggcccgctcgccttttcttggctgcaacccacctcatggattctgagtcgggcgcttgcctttcttgccctgtgaatctcctccggtcggcccaccaataatattgatttctccccggaGGTGTTGTTTTTGTTCTCTTCCCGAGCGGATCgcctaggtcgctcattggaccgagaacgatcttcatgccttggagggaaGCTTTGGGAGATCTCCTATATGTTCGCCGATcggactcttgatgccgctgccggcggtcgacgcgggccaccccgtcgtatgggatgggtgattgaaggcGACCCCGACATCGCGGGTGTTATGGGAGTCGatattatggaaagagcaaaacattggggtccatacctctTTTCCTTCATCTTTgaccgctcggccgctacctcttggacgggacttcgcatgatgtgcccggatgcctcaactcttggtcctcttggtgggcGATGGGCGTGGTGCCTCCGTTCGGCATGGGCGTACGTTGGATGAGTTCCTTCCGTCGGGCGACCTCCGCCTCTTCCacgtttatatactcattcggtatagcatgtggtcgtagtctcgggcgGTTTTCGgagcgcgcggaagaagtcccttccacgaggccttgcgtgaaggcgtttaccattgtctccgaggtggctgtggggatgtccacggctacctgattaaatcgtATATACGCCtggagagattctcttggttcttgtttgatggtgaacgGCTGAtgcttgtcctttgataacgtcggctgcaagtgatgaagaaatgctgttcgaactcctggaaactagtgatagagctGTCCGcgaacctccgaaaccacctatgtgcgGATTCagatagagtggtgagaaatactcGCACTTACGCCATGAGAtctgatgcaaggtggcgatcTTGTCAAACTTCCCAAATGATCGggtcgtcccattgtaagctccgatcggcggtggtgtatagtattttggtagcggatcccgatgtatggcttcagagaactgtcggtgaacctgctcgggcggtgcgttcgctcggggagctttgcccttcctatgatcccgaacgggaggctcatcagatgaagatccttgcttcccgtgagcgggcgcgatttctgggggagtacggaagagtgcctgagggaaccctcctgttgaaacatattccgggcggtctgcttgcgccgcccgacctgctgaagccgaggtttgctattgcgctcgctcagcctatgctttctccttttgctgcgccactatcttggctgccctcgcctcgactatagcgtcaaactcttcttgtgagagtgccacggtatgtagtcttccagcctcgtccattgcctctgcttggatgcaggtgcgttcccatagatagcgccaaattgatcctgtccgaaccaagagtcaacgaacgctggggatgtggcgctccctgctggatcctcgagtgctccggcgaacctgcaacaaaaccgagccgggaggggtgtcccggcgacggtcctccgacgctcaagtcaggcgaggaataacaaagaggtggcttcagagatccagacttgtgtacctccggtgaagaaatggagaccttatatagacctctcgaaggagcctgggcgcgccaatcaaagcaatcacctgctttcgaccatgcccaggtatgggtctgtcagaagggcatccataaggtcataccgctactgtatcaacctctccatgatgtgacggcaagaccctctatcgtgaaatattgtgtacggcataatcatcagacatgcctttgctgacatcccatatcccgagccgaacgaataggccgctcggctaacctttgtatcctcgcccttatcctggccgaacggaccacccgctcggcccttcggttccaaccgggcagacacccgctcggccattcagtcctcccgccttggcgtcggaaacccaagcatggctgggttatctctggctccgctcggacctgctcaactgcttgacgcgaccattacccgcttagtcagtcctccatccgtcctcaggctgggacccttcaggaagtgggtcccctattcttaccgccggatcagcttGCAAGCACaacaagccacgttgtggcttgcatgcttgccagCAAGCCACAATGTGGCTTGCTGTTGGCTTCAACTtgccagcaagccacaacgtggcttgctgttggcggcaagcaagccacgttgtggcttgcatgcttgccaaGTGGCTTGCAAGCTTGCCACGTGGCCTGTCACGTGGCGTGCAAGTAAGCAGACGACTTTGGCTTTGGTTTGTATACTGGCCAACAAGTTGCCTTACGCAAACATATCGTGTCCTAACCGGATTTTACGAACAATGGGTTGATGTCCTTTGGGCCCTGGAGTCTCACCCCCTTTGTTCCAAATCCGCCGGAAAGCCTCGCTTTCTTTAGTTGTAGGACTATAACCCACAAGTCGTGTTTCCATTCAACTTTTTCCAACAATAGTATGGGCAAGTATAATGatctattaaataattattttataatcaAGTACAATGATTTATaagataagttatttttaaacaatttaaacGCGATTAGACAATCAATTTTAATTAACTAGATAATTTCATTCATTCTTTCATCCCTTCGTTTCAAGTGCAATTCATTTCCTTCTAAGTGCAGCAATCAAAGAATTTTATTCATCAATTTGCTCTGCAATTGCGGAAAAGAGAAGCACAAAGCTTATGTATCACTCACCCAGCAAGCACAAAGCTTATGTATCACTCAGCCAGCAAGCAGAGACTACTACATTGCCGAATGTTAAGCATTAATGCCTTTCCTTTTTCCAGACTCTCAAGCTACTCTTGCATGTCGTCTCACTCATTGTTCTAGCAGGAGGACAAATAAAGAGTTCTGCTTCAGTGGGCCAAGGCCATGTTGTTTCTCCAGGGAGAAGCTAAAAAGTATGGCTGGCTGTTTGTAATAGGAAGGCATGCATGCCCATAAAAAATAGTAGCTGGATTCGACAGTTCGGAGCAATGGCGCATAAACTTCATGTCAGGCTTCCAGGCACTAAAGCCTCGACCTTTGACCAGAAGCACTTCCAATGGCTTCTTCCTCTGCAGTGTAGCTGAATGGCATCCAAAGCTAAGCCACATGAAAACGGTCATTCATGGTAAGTTCATGGTCTCTAGAGCATTGGACTGGAATTGGATGCCTTAGGGCTCTCTTCTTCTGTGCACAGGTTGACGCATAGCCAACAATCATACTTGGCAAAGCAAAAGCTTGTCCAACGCAGAATCTTGGAATCCCAACTGTTCAGGATAAATCCATCACAGCCAATCACATGATAAAAGCAGACAATGGTACAAATGCTGCTTCCAGTATCACCAATGGGCAGGACCCTCCGGGACCTCAATCCATTGCTGTTCTTTCTTTTTGCAACAAGATCTTCTGATAAAGGAAAATTCTCTAGCTGTAAACACAGTTTTAACAAGGCCACGATCTCTGAATAGAGACTTCAACTGCATTCAAATCTATGTAAGTTTATTGACAGATGAAGTACCAGAACAACACAAGTTTTTGATCTACACAAAGCTTTTATGGACTCAATGACTCAACACCGGGGACTCTGCCTAACACCCACTTTACTTGTTACTATAAGAACAGGCGCACGCTTGATTCACTAAATACAGTGGATAGTTCTCACTTCTCCGGAATAACTAAGAACACTGAACAGAACATATGATCACATAATTGGAAGTAACTAGACTCATGATGCTCTGTTTCCCTTGGCATCAGCAAGTGCCCCAGAAGAGATCGCCGACTGACACTGAGGAGATAATGCCGGGGCTGTAGTCGCCTGAGAGTAATACATCTGTGGGCGGGCACGATCGCCACCGCCGAATTCATAGCCATAATTAATCATCGTTGCAAACGACTGGGAAAGATTGGGATGCTGAACCACATGGTACCCAACTCCGGCAAACGGGTGGGTTTGATCGGCCGCCATGTGAATTAGTGGTGTTTGTGATGCGCCAGTTGCAGGGGACGCCGCAGCGGCCCTATACAAAGTTGCGGCCAGTTCCGGCTTCACGGCGACTCGAGGGACCGACACAGCATGTTTTGCTGGGGGAGGCATTGAACTGGAATCCACCAGATTGTAGGTCGCAGGTGACCGGACGGGGTAGTAGTACATGGGAATCTGGGGGTCGTATGTGTGGGTTTGGACAGATTGCTGGATTGCGTGGGAGGCGATCGGGTAGTAAGATGAAGCGGGAATGACGTTGCTGGCGGCAGGGTGGGGTATGAAATGGGGATTCGCTGAGCTGTACTGTGGATGCTGTTGATGGAATTGCGGATGGAGCTGTGACTGCTGGAATTGCTCTGGTTGCACTTGGGGCAATTGGTAACCGGCGACACCATTTACCAGAATCGGAACTTGATAGCTCGGATCCGAGGAAACAGGCAGCTCACGGTTTTGATCGGCGGTGGCATTCGAATATAGCAACCTGGAAAGAGAGATCGGAAGGAGCAATTCTTCTGGCTAAGAAAATTACAACTCTTGTGTATATTAGTGACTAGAAGAAACGATACCTTGAACCGGGAACAGGGATGGGAGCTTCGTACGGACTTGGTTTTGTTGGTTGCTGAGGGAGGTTAGAGATCACACCCGGATCGTGTTTTTCATCATCGGAGGAGAAATTTCTGCGAGGGTTTTCGGTGGGGGAGATGGTCATGGTGGCGGCGGAAGATGCGGAAAGGGGGACCCATGGTGGGGGTTGGAGATAGTGAGCATATGCTGGCTCCTTACAGTCGTCCTGTCCAGCGGTAGCTGCCAAATGAAACGTTTGGGATAAACTGTCCTCGAAGCCGGCGATCCGCAGATCGGAAGGACGGTCGTCAGGGCAGGTGTGGATGGACGGGAGATtggagagagaaggagaggaagaagcagATCCGAAGGAGGAAGTCGTATCGAGCATCGCCGTGTCAGGGATGGAGCGAACGTCCTGGGTTTGTCGGGCCAGCTTGCTGGAAGATTTCTGGCGCGGGATCACGAGCGGTTCAGGCCGATCTATGTGGTCCTGTCCGCCACAGCTGGGGACTGTAGCGCCACTTGGGGAGTGCAGGGAGGAGTCGTCCTCGAGGCCGAGGAGGCAATTGATGGAGGCGGAGTCGGAGGACAGGCCGCGAGGGAGTCCGTCGATTCCCATTCCACCCATGGCGCTATTGAGCGCGTCAACGAACCAAGTCTCCGACTTGGAGTCATCCAGGAGAGACCCAATCGAGGACGCAGGCGACATCTCTGTCTTGGATGGAAAGAGGAACAGCCGGAGGCGGGAGGAGCCGGTGGCACCGCCCCCAGCGCCAGAGGAGGTAGCGGCCACGATTCGATCGTACTCCTCCGCCATGTTGTCGAGATCCTCGTCCGTAGTGACCGAGATGAGCGAGTCGAGGTCCTCGTTGGGGAGCTGGTACTTGAGGGAGAAGGAGCGGCCGCTGAGAAGGTTCTGGGATAGCTTGGCGGAaagctctgagagagaagactgGCGGTCCACGACCACCATGCGGGTCTCTCCGCAGACGTAACATAGGGTCTTATCGCTCGGGCGGGGGACGATGCGGCCACCGTAGCTGCACATCAAGCGGAGGCAGGAGGCGGCGGTAGCGGGAGGGG contains:
- the LOC122008299 gene encoding uncharacterized protein LOC122008299 encodes the protein MRRGRRHKMRSQTHHPSLSPSAKAPTHSHVPSLPLMETSARGIAATAGLSHADYVESSLRSRAGKSWEEPSLPPPATAASCLRLMCSYGGRIVPRPSDKTLCYVCGETRMVVVDRQSSLSELSAKLSQNLLSGRSFSLKYQLPNEDLDSLISVTTDEDLDNMAEEYDRIVAATSSGAGGGATGSSRLRLFLFPSKTEMSPASSIGSLLDDSKSETWFVDALNSAMGGMGIDGLPRGLSSDSASINCLLGLEDDSSLHSPSGATVPSCGGQDHIDRPEPLVIPRQKSSSKLARQTQDVRSIPDTAMLDTTSSFGSASSSPSLSNLPSIHTCPDDRPSDLRIAGFEDSLSQTFHLAATAGQDDCKEPAYAHYLQPPPWVPLSASSAATMTISPTENPRRNFSSDDEKHDPGVISNLPQQPTKPSPYEAPIPVPGSRLLYSNATADQNRELPVSSDPSYQVPILVNGVAGYQLPQVQPEQFQQSQLHPQFHQQHPQYSSANPHFIPHPAASNVIPASSYYPIASHAIQQSVQTHTYDPQIPMYYYPVRSPATYNLVDSSSMPPPAKHAVSVPRVAVKPELAATLYRAAAASPATGASQTPLIHMAADQTHPFAGVGYHVVQHPNLSQSFATMINYGYEFGGGDRARPQMYYSQATTAPALSPQCQSAISSGALADAKGNRAS